The region GAGTGGCGACAACCGTTCGCCCCGCCGGATAAACTGGACGGCTGACACTGAGGCATAAGTGTGAGCCGCGTGAGACGACGCCCATGAGCGACTCCGATACCGAACCGGTGACGGTGCCGCGTCAGGTCCACTGCGAACTCAAGACGTTGCGTCAGATGGGGACCCACGATATGCTCTCGGAGGACGTTCTCGACGGGTTGGAGAAGTACAACTTCGACGCGGCGCGGCAGTGGGTCCTCGAACATCCCGACGAGTACATCCGGTCACTCGAGGCGGGGATGAGAGACGAGACTGTCGCGGGCACCTCCTCGGAAGCGTGACGGAACGACGCGCACCGCTCCCGCGGCGACGATAGCCGCGGGCGGCCGAACCTCGTTTTCGTTCGTCGATTCGCCGTCGGTAGCGACCACTCCTCCCGGCGCGGTAACCGCCGAGAAATCGGCCCTTCGTTTATCCGCGACGGAGAATGTGTAAGACCAGATACAAAAGAAGATGAGCGTACGAGGTCGGTTAATTTACCGGAATTCGCACACTCAGAAGCATCCCGTATCAGATATATGTGACATCGGGTTGTGACTTCAGACGGTGTCATAGATGTTCTACCACGAAGGCGACCAACTCCAGTACAAAGTCGAAGTAGAGGACCCCGACCCCCTCTTCGCGAAGATGCTGCAACAGGCCATCGGCGGCGTCGAGGGAGAGCTTCGCGTGGCCCTACAGTATATGGCGCAGGCGGCCGGCCTCCCGCAGACGGAGGAGTACGCGCCATACAAGCGAGCGCTCATCGACACCGCCACCGAGGAGTTCGGCCACATCGAGATGCTCGCCACCGCGGTGGACAAGAATCTCCAGGGCGCCCCGGTCCAACTGAAAGAGGATATGAAGAACAGCGAGGACTACACGACGCTCGCGGGACTGCAACCTCGGCAGTTCCTCTCCAGCGGTCTGAACCCCCTGTTCGTGGACGCGAACGGCGTTCCGTTCAACGGCAACTACGTCGTCGCCTCGGGGAACCTCGCGGCCGACATGTGTTCGAACATCGCGGCCGAATCGACCGGTCGGTTGCTCGCCACGCGACTGTACGAGATGACCGACGACCCGGGCATGAAGGACATGCTCGCGTACCTCATCGCCCGCGACACGATGCACCAGAACCAGTGGATACAGATTCTGAAGGACCTCGGCGACTCCGACGAACTGTTCGACGTGTTCCCGATTCCCGACAGCTTCCCGGACGAGGAGGAGAATCAGGAGTTCAACTACTCGTTCATGGCGACGGACCTCGAAGAGCAGTCCGACCCCGGAGCGCCGTGGACGTCCGGGACCGCCCCGGACGAGGAGGGGACGTTCTCCTTCATCAACCAGCAGGAACTCGACGGGTACGACCCCGGAATACAGGTGTCCAAACCCGAGACGTACAACGACCCCTCGCCGCAGGGAGAGGACGCCTTTGCGGGTAACGGCAAGAACCACACCGAGACGAGCACACACACGGAGACGAAGACAGAGACGGAGACGGAGACGGAGACGGGCACGCACACGGAGACGGAAACGGACACTCCGACGAACACGACGACGTCGACCGACAACAGCACCGAGGAATAACCGGTGACGGAGTATTCGTCCAATGACCACGACTAACGACGCTCGCAGGTCCCGGGGAAGCGACGGGTATCCGACCTCGCGCCGGACGTTCCTCGCGATGGCGGGGGCGACGGCCGGGGCCGGTCTGGTGACGGGGTCCGCGGTGAACGAGGGGCGCGGCGGAACCGTGACCGTCCGCGCGAGTCCCTCCCAACGCGGCGCGGCGGGTGCCGCCCTCGACGGACTTCTGAACCGGAATCCGAGCGCGGACGTCTCCCTCGGCGTCGCGGAGACGACGGAAGCCCTCCGGCGGTTCGCCGAGGGCGAGGCGGACGTAGTGGCCGGTAGCCGACCGATACTGCCCGACGAACGGGCGCGCGCGGGCGAGAACGGCGTCGCGTTCGAAGGCAGGGAGATTCCCACCGACCGGATGGCGTTGCTTCCGCCGGGCGCGTGGTGCGACTGCCTCCGGCCGAACCGACTCGCCGAGGCGTGGGGCGGCGACGGACCCGTCGAGACGTGGGCGGAAGTCGCGCGCGGCGGTGCGGCGGGCGCGGCGGACGCGGTCACCGCTC is a window of Halopelagius longus DNA encoding:
- a CDS encoding type 2 periplasmic-binding domain-containing protein, with protein sequence MTTTNDARRSRGSDGYPTSRRTFLAMAGATAGAGLVTGSAVNEGRGGTVTVRASPSQRGAAGAALDGLLNRNPSADVSLGVAETTEALRRFAEGEADVVAGSRPILPDERARAGENGVAFEGREIPTDRMALLPPGAWCDCLRPNRLAEAWGGDGPVETWAEVARGGAAGAADAVTAHRPSDGQTAGERAGRSGAASASSDGTVLVRGVREFQYAAGSGGVGYYAPGRDALAAPDAAERDGESTPLVRLGFLYANRESLRRRPVEEYLRTYARQSARRVGGVPYFANPIDGV